From a region of the Cyclopterus lumpus isolate fCycLum1 chromosome 5, fCycLum1.pri, whole genome shotgun sequence genome:
- the dusp7 gene encoding dual specificity protein phosphatase 7, with protein sequence MKINHLWTDSVIVTMTMMSSKSVEWLQEELESGASSLLLLDCRPHELYESSHIESAINLAIPGLMLRRLKKGNLPIRSIIPNNEDKEKFVKRCKTDVVVLYDEATPERQESGLGSSVLGLLLQKLRDDGCKAFHLEGGFNKFQSEYPEHCETNLDCSCPSSSPPASVLGLGGLRISSDCSDGESDREPGSATESEGSPLPNNQPAFPVQILPYLYLGCAKDSTNLDVLSKYNIKYILNVTPNLPNMFEHEGDFKYKQIPISDHWSQNLSQFFPEAISFIDEARSKKCGILVHCLAGISRSVTVTVAYLMQKLNLSLNDAYDFVKRKKSNISPNFNFMGQLLDFERTLGLNSPCDNHSTSPTHDQLFFTTPTNHNVFQLDTLESR encoded by the exons atgaaaataaatcatctgTGGACAGACTCTGTGATCGTGACCATGACGATGATGTCGAGTAAGAGCGTGGAgtggctgcaggaggagctggagtccGGGGCcagctctctgctgctgctggactgcAGACCCCATGAGCTGTACGAGTCCTCGCACATCGAGTCGGCCATCAACCTGGCCATCCCGGGCCTCATGCTGCGGAGGCTGAAGAAGGGCAACCTCCCCATCCGCTCCATCATCCCCAACAACGAGGACAAGGAGAAATTCGTCAAGCGGTGCAAGACGGACGTGGTGGTTCTGTACGACGAGGCGACCCCGGAGCGGCAGGAGTCCGGGCTGGGGAGCTCCGTGCtggggctgctgctgcagaagctGCGGGACGACGGGTGCAAGGCGTTCCACCTGGAGG GGGGTTTCAACAAGTTCCAGTCGGAGTACCCCGAGCACTGCGAGACCAATTTGGACTGCTCCTGTCCCAGCAGCTCGCCACCAGCCTCCGTCCTCGGCCTGGGAGGACTCCGCATCAGCTCCGACTGCTCAGACGGGGAATCCGACCGCGAGCCGGGCAGCGCCACAGAGTCGGAGGGCAGTCCGCTCCCCAACAACCAGCCAGCGTTTCCTGTCCAGATCCTGCCGTACCTTTACCTGGGCTGTGCCAAAGACTCCACCAACCTGGATGTGCTCAGCAAGTACAACATCAAGTACATCCTCAACGTGACGCCCAACCTGCCCAACATGTTCGAACACGAAGGCGACTTCAAGTACAAACAGATCCCCATCTCCGATCACTGGAGCCAGAACCTCTCTCAGTTTTTCCCCGAGGCCATTTCATTCATTG ACGAGGCTCGCTCCAAAAAGTGCGGCATCCTGGTGCACTGTCTGGCCGGGATCAGCCGCTCGGTGACCGTCACGGTGGCCTACCTGATGCAGAAGCTCAACCTGTCACTCAACGATGCGTACGACTTTGTCAAGCGgaaaaagtcaaacatttcCCCAAACTTCAACTTCATGGGGCAGCTCCTGGACTTCGAGCGGACGCTGGGCCTCAACAGCCCCTGTGATAACCACTCGACCTCCCCGACGCACGACCAGCTCTTCTTCACCACCCCGACCAATCACAACGTGTTTCAACTGGACACACTGGAGTCCAGATGA